AATAACGCCATGCTCCATTCTCTTCACTGCTATTTTCGCCCCATCTTCTAGCTCCCCCTTGTAAACAGTTCCAAATCCACCACGGCCTAGCTCATTTTCTGAAGCAAAATCCTTGGTAACCTTACGTAGTACTTGTACAGAAATCAAAAGGTTTCCAGCCTCAATCATGTGAGAGTTTTGAGTTTCACCACTAATGTTACTCAGAGAACTTGTCCCAGTCTTTGATGATAAGCTGCTAGTGGTATTGTTTGAAACTGCAATTTTAACCATGTTATCTTGATCAGATGGATTGCGAGGGTGAACCACAATGGAACTTGGAGCATCCAAGGAAGCTTTCTTGTTCTTCCAGCAACACAGGCAGAGATAAATAACCAAAAGAGCTAAAACTGCAAATACTACAATCCCAGCCACTATTGCCACTGTTTTGAAGTCTTTTGATTTGGGTTGATTTGAGCTTGGAACATGATTCTCATGAGAGGATGGGGAAAGTGAAGAAGGTGGGTTGTTAATAGGCATAGAACTCCCTCCAGTGTCATTCTGACTAAGGGGGTTACCAACAGTGATAACATTCACATCATGAAATTCTGGCAATGGAGGCTCAAGGTTGTTATCACTTAAATCCAACAACCTTAAAGATTTCATTTCAGTGAAGTTACTAGGAATTGTGCCACTAATATTATTTCCTGCAAGCCTAATTTCAAGAAGTGAATCTAACTTAGCAAGTGATGGACTTAAGGTACCATTGAGCTTGTGTCTAGGTAGATTGATTATAGATACCTCAGAAGAATTGGAACTGCAACTCAATCCAAACCATGGCCCTGTGCTTCCTGTGCATGGTTCATTACCTGACCAATCAGAAATGAGAAATGAAGGGTAACTCAGGTGATCCAGAAAATCAAGCAGTGCAGTAACTTCAGGTGCACACTCAATTCCAGGCTTTTTTTGACAAAAGAAGTTGTTATCATAGGAAAAATTAGCAGCCTTGAACTCTGGAATTGGACCCATTAGCATGTTATTATTTAGCACCAGTATTTCAAGGTCCATTTTTGCTAGAGAATCAGGAACCAAGCCAACAAGTTGGTTACTATTCAAGTTGAGTTCCTGCAAGGAAGTGAGATTTCCAATATTCTGTGGAATTGTCCCAGTGAACTGGTTTCCATGGAGCCAAGCCTGTCTTAAGAAAACCATTGAAGCAATAACATCAATAGAACCTGAGAACCCACCACCTTCTTGATTATTCAACCACAAAACCTGGATTGAAGATTGAGCAAAAGTTTCTGGAATAGGACCAGAAAGTTTATTGTTTGAAAGCCTCAGATTTGTGAGGGATGGCAATGTGCCTAGGAAATCAGGTAATGCTCCAACCAAATTACAGTGCACCAGAGAAAGATTTGTTAACTGCACTGATTTTTCCAAATCCAAAGGAAATGACCACCCACTACTATAATTCAGTGGATTTTCCTCCAAAGACAAGACCCTGAGGCTGCTGAGTCCAGTGAAGAAATCAACTGGGATTGCATCAAATGCATTGTAGTCCAAGAATGCAAATTCCAACTTGGACAATCCACTAAAAGTAGGTAACATTCCACTGAGATTGTTGCGCTGAAGCCCCAAATTGTAGAGTTCTGAGAGTTGATTGAAGTTTTGAGGCAATGATCCTCTGAGACCAAGATTCTTAGCCTGAATCTGATTCACTCTGTCTCCAGAACAGAACACATAAGGCCATGTAGGAGGACCACATGGATCATCTCCCTTGTCT
This portion of the Lotus japonicus ecotype B-129 chromosome 3, LjGifu_v1.2 genome encodes:
- the LOC130748283 gene encoding receptor protein kinase TMK1-like; this translates as MEAMKISIFFFFGVIITMGYGATNPNDLKVLNDFRKGLENPELLKWPDKGDDPCGPPTWPYVFCSGDRVNQIQAKNLGLRGSLPQNFNQLSELYNLGLQRNNLSGMLPTFSGLSKLEFAFLDYNAFDAIPVDFFTGLSSLRVLSLEENPLNYSSGWSFPLDLEKSVQLTNLSLVHCNLVGALPDFLGTLPSLTNLRLSNNKLSGPIPETFAQSSIQVLWLNNQEGGGFSGSIDVIASMVFLRQAWLHGNQFTGTIPQNIGNLTSLQELNLNSNQLVGLVPDSLAKMDLEILVLNNNMLMGPIPEFKAANFSYDNNFFCQKKPGIECAPEVTALLDFLDHLSYPSFLISDWSGNEPCTGSTGPWFGLSCSSNSSEVSIINLPRHKLNGTLSPSLAKLDSLLEIRLAGNNISGTIPSNFTEMKSLRLLDLSDNNLEPPLPEFHDVNVITVGNPLSQNDTGGSSMPINNPPSSLSPSSHENHVPSSNQPKSKDFKTVAIVAGIVVFAVLALLVIYLCLCCWKNKKASLDAPSSIVVHPRNPSDQDNMVKIAVSNNTTSSLSSKTGTSSLSNISGETQNSHMIEAGNLLISVQVLRKVTKDFASENELGRGGFGTVYKGELEDGAKIAVKRMEHGVISSKALDEFQAEIAVLSKVRHRHLVSLLGYSIEGNERLLVYEYLPLGALSQHLFHWKSLDLKPLSWSQRLAIALDVARGMEYLHGLARETFIHRDLKSSNILLGNDFRAKVSDFGLVKLAPDGEKSVVTKLAGTFGYLAPEYAVMGKITTKADVFSYGVVLMELLTGLMALDESRPEESRYLVEWFWRVKSRKENLMAAIDPTLETTDETFESISIVAELAGHCTARDSYHRPDMSHAVNVLSALVEKWRPVYDELDCYSGFDCTQPLPQMLEIWKEAESKDVSYSASFEDTKGSSTARPYGFADAFTSAHAR